In a genomic window of Bradyrhizobium sp. LLZ17:
- a CDS encoding MFS transporter: MTSDGTESSLRIWLAVIVLGIASFHIVLAEIAPIGLLSQIARDLGRDQAAVGLTVALYAWIGAASALLSPVLLQKFPRKPLLIALTLILSATTFAATMSHTFEGLLLARTVGAVVHGFYWAMAAAVASKIAPSRSMGVAMAIVFGGISMATVVGVPLANFVGQVSGWRAAFRLIGAIGLITSALMVAVLPKMQAGTPAGWRELGSVCRRRDLLGIYAVTTFMAAAHFGAYTFIEPFLSEIPNVAQVMIGALLFGFGGAGFLGNILAGVLIDRFMKPIITAGLLALCLALVGLGSFGPHLGTGRVLVLLVIWGAAVAALFAGLQTWILRAAGSTVITAAAMHSAVINSAIGFGAVLGAQMLTVAGPSGVMLAAGMVVIIPLLIVLPQAAPEGDRKKGSLLDG; this comes from the coding sequence ATGACGAGTGACGGCACAGAATCTTCGCTCCGCATCTGGCTCGCCGTCATCGTGCTAGGCATCGCCTCGTTTCACATCGTCTTGGCAGAGATCGCACCTATCGGGCTGTTGTCTCAGATCGCTCGCGATCTCGGACGAGATCAGGCAGCGGTCGGGCTCACGGTGGCCCTCTATGCCTGGATCGGTGCTGCCAGCGCTCTGTTGTCGCCCGTTCTGCTTCAGAAGTTTCCTCGCAAGCCGCTACTCATCGCCTTGACTCTTATCCTTTCCGCAACAACGTTTGCGGCGACGATGTCTCACACTTTCGAAGGGTTGTTGCTGGCACGCACGGTGGGCGCTGTCGTTCACGGTTTCTATTGGGCCATGGCGGCTGCGGTTGCGTCTAAGATTGCGCCGTCCCGCAGTATGGGTGTTGCGATGGCAATCGTATTCGGCGGGATCTCGATGGCGACCGTTGTTGGTGTGCCGCTCGCGAACTTCGTCGGTCAGGTGAGCGGATGGCGCGCAGCGTTCAGATTAATTGGCGCCATCGGACTGATCACCTCAGCCCTGATGGTGGCAGTTCTTCCGAAAATGCAGGCCGGGACGCCAGCAGGATGGAGAGAGCTTGGATCAGTCTGCCGCAGGCGTGACCTGTTGGGGATCTATGCCGTAACGACATTCATGGCGGCGGCGCATTTCGGGGCGTACACATTTATAGAACCATTCCTCAGCGAGATTCCAAACGTTGCCCAAGTCATGATTGGCGCGCTGTTGTTCGGCTTTGGCGGAGCAGGATTCCTCGGGAACATCCTGGCGGGCGTCCTCATCGACCGCTTCATGAAGCCGATCATCACTGCGGGGCTGCTTGCTCTGTGTCTGGCGCTCGTAGGCCTTGGATCGTTTGGTCCCCACTTGGGGACAGGCCGGGTCCTTGTCTTGCTGGTCATCTGGGGCGCTGCCGTCGCGGCGCTGTTCGCGGGACTCCAGACCTGGATCCTGCGCGCCGCCGGTTCGACAGTAATAACTGCTGCCGCGATGCACTCGGCGGTCATCAATTCGGCCATCGGCTTCGGAGCCGTCCTTGGCGCCCAGATGTTGACTGTAGCCGGCCCATCAGGAGTGATGCTGGCAGCTGGTATGGTCGTCATCATCCCTCTGCTGATAGTTCTCCCGCAAGCGGCCCCAGAGGGTGATCGAAAAAAGGGGTCGTTGCTTGATGGATAA
- a CDS encoding transposase, whose product MGHRRPHHRRALHPLHRTGAGATLARGELVILDNLASHKGKAPRNAIRATGAHLLFLPPYSPDLNPIEQGFAKLRHLM is encoded by the coding sequence ATGGGTCATCGACGGCCCCATCATCGGCGAGCTCTTCACCCTTTACATCGAACGGGTGCTGGCGCGACCCTCGCAAGGGGTGAACTTGTCATTCTCGACAATCTCGCCAGTCACAAAGGCAAGGCGCCGCGCAATGCCATTCGCGCCACTGGAGCCCATCTGCTCTTCCTGCCGCCGTATAGCCCCGACCTCAATCCGATCGAGCAGGGCTTCGCCAAGCTCAGACACCTGATGTGA
- a CDS encoding MATE family efflux transporter has protein sequence MPKKKQHVDLTDQNLLGLILRLAIPSVVGLSIHALQQVVNAIFVGALGAQAIAAVSMTLPIVVLLAAAGQGIGVGTASFISRHLGAREYLEASRGASTALALTAPIGIIVTLAVLPNLPGIFATLGATPSIVPVALDYAGTVLLGYTPMLLNTVSGFIVRAEGYTRLSMWAMMIAFILNAVLDPVFIFLLDFGVRGAALATLVSQIAAFGLYIAFFSKLGGTVLVRISHISLRADRIRQLALVGAPATMTSILSAIAVMLLYAAAAPFGDDSIAAVGIAVRILMVGALPITGFCIGAQAILGFGWGAHDYARILKAAKFMLFVTIAFSVLYSAAVVIFARPLVSLFSDNENVTEIAVSTCIVFHLFFGLFGVQSFVTAMLQSFGRARLSAIVSLARQGYLFIPAVLLFPLVAGFNGLLASQALAELGAGIIALIVMFNQFGELRRALRHGPSRAIGIAG, from the coding sequence ATGCCAAAGAAAAAACAGCACGTCGATCTAACGGACCAGAATCTCTTGGGTCTTATCCTGCGGCTCGCCATTCCGTCTGTTGTTGGGTTATCGATCCATGCGCTGCAGCAGGTCGTCAACGCGATCTTTGTCGGGGCCCTAGGTGCGCAGGCGATCGCAGCTGTTAGCATGACCTTGCCGATCGTGGTCCTGCTCGCCGCAGCCGGACAGGGGATCGGTGTTGGAACAGCGTCGTTCATATCTCGTCATCTGGGCGCTCGTGAGTACCTAGAAGCGAGTCGAGGCGCAAGTACAGCACTCGCGCTCACCGCCCCGATCGGTATTATAGTTACCCTCGCTGTGCTTCCAAATCTGCCAGGGATATTCGCAACGCTCGGAGCAACCCCAAGCATCGTGCCCGTTGCGCTCGACTACGCGGGAACGGTTTTGTTGGGGTACACCCCGATGCTACTAAATACCGTCAGCGGGTTCATTGTCAGAGCCGAGGGCTATACACGATTGAGCATGTGGGCGATGATGATCGCGTTTATACTGAACGCTGTGCTTGATCCCGTCTTCATATTCTTACTTGACTTCGGCGTGCGAGGCGCAGCCCTCGCAACGCTGGTATCCCAGATCGCTGCTTTTGGACTCTATATCGCGTTTTTTTCGAAGCTTGGCGGGACAGTTCTCGTCAGGATATCTCACATATCATTGCGAGCAGATCGCATCAGGCAGCTCGCGTTGGTAGGCGCGCCGGCGACAATGACGAGTATCCTGTCTGCTATTGCCGTTATGCTGTTGTACGCAGCTGCTGCGCCGTTCGGCGATGATTCGATCGCCGCGGTTGGAATAGCTGTGCGTATCTTGATGGTCGGTGCACTGCCTATCACCGGGTTCTGTATTGGCGCTCAAGCTATCCTGGGGTTCGGTTGGGGCGCACACGACTATGCTCGTATATTGAAGGCTGCGAAGTTCATGCTCTTCGTGACGATCGCATTCTCGGTGCTGTATTCTGCGGCCGTTGTGATTTTTGCGAGGCCTTTGGTGAGCCTATTTAGCGACAACGAGAACGTCACCGAAATTGCCGTCTCGACCTGCATCGTGTTCCATCTCTTCTTTGGACTGTTTGGGGTGCAGAGTTTCGTGACGGCAATGCTTCAGTCATTTGGGAGAGCGCGCCTCAGTGCAATTGTGTCCTTGGCCAGGCAGGGGTATCTCTTCATACCAGCCGTACTGTTATTCCCGCTGGTAGCGGGTTTTAACGGACTGTTAGCCAGTCAAGCGCTCGCAGAGCTTGGCGCCGGAATAATCGCTCTCATCGTCATGTTCAACCAGTTCGGCGAGCTCAGACGAGCGCTCCGGCACGGTCCTTCAAGAGCGATCGGGATAGCGGGTTGA